A window of Rosa rugosa chromosome 7, drRosRugo1.1, whole genome shotgun sequence genomic DNA:
ccccttcttcttttccttttcttttaggCTCACACTAGCCCCCTTGTATAGATTCACGAAGCCTTCAATTAGAGTATCTTAGTTTTGGCAAACAAGGTAAGGCAATATATTTGGAAACACCCCTTCACTTCTCATTGCAAGCTTCTTAATACAAATTTAGGCATTATCGCCATGGTGACGTGCCTTACAAAAGCTTCTGCCAAAACAGAAGATGTGCCTTGCAAGTGATTACAGAGATTGATAGAGGCAtgtacacatttttttttttgaaaggaaactAGACTATAAGATAGAGACCTTCGTGTATCAAGGTCTAGCAGTAGTAAGGCTTGAGCCATTTGCCATTGATAGGATCAGTCAGCCTACCGCTGTTAGCATGAATGAGGCGATAATAACCGCTGCTGTGAGACTCCTTAACGACAAATGGTCCTTCCCACTGAGCTGCAAATTTGGAAGGGCCAGGCATCTGTCTCCTCACCCAGTCAACGGTTCTAAGAACTAAGTCTCCTTCTTTGAAGCTTCTCTCCTTGACTGTTCTATTGTAAGCTTTAGTCACCCTTTGCTGATACGCTTTTGCCCTTGCTTCTGCTTGTCTTCGCTTTTCATCTGCGGCTTCAAGGTCCATTGTTCTCCACTTAGTACAGGATTCATCATGCCACTCCAGATCGTTAACAGCTAACACTCTAGCCGTCGGGATCATAAGCTCCACTGGTAAAACTGCTTCGGACCCATAGACTAGGAAATATGGGGAAAACCCAGTAGCACTTCTAGGTGAGGTACGATAGGCCCACAAGGCGTCCGGTAGATGAGTGCTCCATCCTCCCTTGTATTCGTGTACCATCTTACTTAAGATCCTGACGAGCTAGCGTCTTGTTTGTAGCTTCAGCTTGGCCGTTTCCTTGAGGATAATAAGGCGTTGACCTTCTGTGCTTGATTCCGTATCCTTTGAGCGTCTTGCTTACTTCTTGATTGACGAAGGGTGTTCCATTGTCAGACACAATTTTGTAAGGAATACCAAATCTGCACACAATATTCTCCCTTATGAAGTTTGAAATTGCGGCTCCCGTGGCCTTACGAAGTGGGGTTGCCTCTACCCACTTGGTGAAAGACTCAGTTGCCGTAAGGATCCATATGAAGCCCCCAGAAGGTGGGTGAATGGTTCCTACCAAGTCTAACCACCAAGTGTGAAATGGCCAAGGTGTTTTCATGTCTTGTAACAATGTTGATGGCTTGTGACTCAAGTTTCCATGTGCTTGGCATGTGTGACATTTCTTGACCGTGTTATAGGCATCTTCGCGCATGTTGGGCCAGTAGTATCCCAAGTCTAATAGCTGCCGGTAAAGCTTCTTTCTTCCTTGATGCTCTCCACATTCCCCAGCATGCACTTCTTGTAGAACCTGTTGATATTCAGTAGCCCCAAGGCATCTTAATGGCTCACCATTGAATCCCTTTCTATACAGCGTGCTTCCATCCACAAAATACCTTTTCACCGTCTTCTTGACCTTGTATGCGTGCTTACGGTCTTCCGGCAGTGTTTCACTTATGAGGTATTCCAAGTATGGTGACCTCCAATCTTCAGTAATCGCTGCTGTGAATCCTTCCTGCTCTGACAAAGTTGAGGAGCACTTAGAACATGAGAGTTGCGTCTCTGCTGCTTGTTTCTTCATGTTTGGCCAATAATAACCCCTGCGTTGCAGTCTCCGGTATAAGCTGACCACCTGCTCAACCCCACAAGTGGCCTCATGTACTTCTTGCAATCTCCTccgagcttcttcttcatctacaCAGCGGGCTAAAACTCCTCGAGAAAGACGCTTGTACAATTCCCCAAATATCAAACTATAGTCTCCTAGTGTTCTGAGTCTATCTTCCTTGTCCAACTGAGCCATCTCGCCCTTGACACCTTCTCGCCAATCTTTCTCACTTGATGGGCTTGAGAAAATCATAGCTTCTACACATGGCTTGTTATTTTGAATTACCGTGATGTTGGGTTGCTCCCTTGTGAATGAAAGCTTGGAACCAAGGGTAGCCAAAGCGTCCGCATATCTGTTAGTGCTGCCGGGAATGTGCTCAAGAGTTATCTGCTCAAACTTCTTGATTAACCTTTCTGCCAAAGTTCTATAGGGTGCCAAGGTCACTTCTTTCACCGCAAAATCTCCCTTCAATTGGCTGATGACTAAGTTTGAATCCCCGATGACTCTAATTTTCTTGACTCTCAATTCATGTGCAGTTGCAAGCCCAGCGATAAAAGCTTCATACTCTGCCACATTATTAGTGCATGAGAAGTTTAGCTTGAATGAAAGGGGCTTGGCATGCCCCTTAGGGTCCACGAGTACAATTCCAGCTCCTCCTCCGTTAGCCGTGGCTGACCCGTCGAAGTGAAGGGTCCAAGGCTCCTCTTCTTCAACCACTGCTGTCATTCCAGGTAACTCTCCAAGTATGTCATGAGAAACATCGAATCCTCCTTCTTCTGGGAAGAGGGTGATCATGTCGATGACGGCCTGTCCCTTGATAGCCCTCGGTGTCGTACATACAATGTCGAACTCAGACAACTGGAGCAGCCATCTTGCTAACCGCCCTGATAGCACTGGTTTCGTCAGCAAATATCTGACCAAATCAGTCTTCACCATAAGTTGAAGCTTGTGGGCCAAAAAATAGTGACGTAATCTTTGTGCTGCATAGACAAGTGCTAAACAAAGCCTTTCTGCCTTAGGGTAGCGTGTTTCAGCCCCTCTCAAAAGCTTGCTCACATTGTAAATAGGAAATTCTTCTCCAGCCTCACTGTCCTGTGCTAATAATGCTCCCACTGCTGCATTGGTGGAGGCCAAATACAGTTTTAAGGGGACGCCTGAAATTGGTGCTTTCATGGTTGGGAGCTTGGTGATAAGCTGCTGAACCTTTAAGTAAGCCTCCTGGCATTCAGCGTCCCACGTAAATTTGTTCCCCTTTTTCAACAGGGGTGTGAATGCTTGGATTACAGCAGCCAAACCAGGTATGAAGCGTCTTATGTAAGACAATCTTCCTAGGAAACTCTTCAATTCTTTCTGATTCGAGGGTGGTGGATGAGATGCAATGGCCCGGACCTTGCTGGGATCAACATCAATGCCTCTACTATGTACCACGAAACCAAGAAACCTCGCCGAAGACACCCCAAATCCACATTTT
This region includes:
- the LOC133723148 gene encoding uncharacterized protein LOC133723148; the encoded protein is MECDQVQDAEGASMVPEKFPLQKAMPAPKCMQDGSAAVAEEMEEVNLSDDPIIQKNISISTYLSPEEKGCLISLLREYKDVFAWSYEEMPGLDPNLVCHTLNVQLGAKPVVQSRRNYHPNDEQQIKQEVEKLLASGFIKPIKHPTWLANIVSVKKKNGQIRVCVDFRDLNKACPKDEFPLPNMDVLIDSTSGHEMLSFMDGFSGYNQIKMAARDAEKTAFRTPYGNFYYIVMPFGLKNAGATYQRAMTAVFHDMMGKEVEDYVDDLVVKSKTRSEHWGTLRKVLQRCREYKLKMNPKKCGFGVSSARFLGFVVHSRGIDVDPSKVRAIASHPPPSNQKELKSFLGRLSYIRRFIPGLAAVIQAFTPLLKKGNKFTWDAECQEAYLKVQQLITKLPTMKAPISGVPLKLYLASTNAAVGALLAQDSEAGEEFPIYNVSKLLRGAETRYPKAERLCLALVYAAQRLRHYFLAHKLQLMVKTDLVRYLLTKPVLSGRLARWLLQLSEFDIVCTTPRAIKGQAVIDMITLFPEEGGFDVSHDILGELPGMTAVVEEEEPWTLHFDGSATANGGGAGIVLVDPKGHAKPLSFKLNFSCTNNVAEYEAFIAGLATAHELRVKKIRVIGDSNLVISQLKGDFAVKEVTLAPYRTLAERLIKKFEQITLEHIPGSTNRYADALATLGSKLSFTREQPNITVIQNNKPCVEAMIFSSPSSEKDWREGVKGEMAQLDKEDRLRTLGDYSLIFGELYKRLSRGVLARCVDEEEARRRLQEVHEATCGVEQVVSLYRRLQRRGYYWPNMKKQAAETQLSCSKCSSTLSEQEGFTAAITEDWRSPYLEYLISETLPEDRKHAYKVKKTVKRYFVDGSTLYRKGFNGEPLRCLGATEYQQVLQEVHAGECGEHQGRKKLYRQLLDLGYYWPNMREDAYNTVKKCHTCQAHGNLSHKPSTLLQDMKTPWPFHTWWLDLVGTIHPPSGGFIWILTATESFTKWVEATPLRKATGAAISNFIRENIVCRFGIPYKIVSDNGTPFVNQEVSKTLKGYGIKHRRSTPYYPQGNGQAEATNKTLARQDLK